From Candidatus Pedobacter colombiensis, one genomic window encodes:
- a CDS encoding OmpA family protein, which produces MKKSIYKLIIIVITLFISQTQVRAQYVLLEANKQFELYNFKKAIDLYEQAYQKKPTLHAAERLAQAYGYQSNYKQAESWYAIAVGMPSTPIENVLQYAKALQQNSKYAEAKEQYKKYIQLNKTVDAKQQNLWMLSCDSARYWLENPSRIVITNERTLNTPQSDWGATVYGQSIVFSSDRRSTLNDKASVNKPFLKFDHGKKPDRFIYGWTGNHYLKLYRKNQDSIFSFDLNVNTNYHVGPASFTKDGNEVFFTLTRIPKKPKYVKGKLATVNIEIYSSKKDAQGKWTNPVPFKYNKVDEYSVGDPFITEDGKQLYFVSNMPNGLGGTDIYVSERNDNGDWRLPRNLKEINTKGNERTPILDGDNNFYFSTDGRIGMGGLDIFKTQLLGGNTTEPKNLGYPTNSPQDDFAYLKTSELTGYFSSNRADGYGSDDIYSFTAEKILNFKLSGRVFDRKSNQPLMNTIVSLARNNSQILKVQTDETGNFRFNLDQNADYQLTGEKTNYRADVAILTTNNLAASTEIKKDLYLEKIELEKAIKIENIYYDFDQSNIRPDAAIELDKLVKILKDNPTIWIELGSHTDSRGNDQYNQWLSQRRANAAVQYIIDRGIDKNRITAKGYGEKILLNKCANGIKCSETDHQLNRRTEFKITKK; this is translated from the coding sequence ATGAAAAAAAGCATATACAAATTAATTATAATTGTTATCACTTTGTTTATCAGCCAAACTCAGGTACGGGCTCAATATGTACTGCTTGAAGCCAATAAGCAATTTGAGCTTTATAACTTTAAAAAAGCTATTGATTTGTATGAACAGGCATATCAAAAGAAGCCAACATTGCATGCGGCCGAAAGACTAGCGCAAGCTTATGGCTATCAGAGTAATTACAAACAAGCTGAAAGCTGGTATGCCATTGCCGTTGGAATGCCCAGCACACCAATAGAAAATGTACTGCAATATGCTAAAGCATTACAGCAAAATTCAAAATATGCAGAAGCAAAAGAGCAGTATAAAAAGTATATACAATTAAATAAAACGGTTGATGCAAAACAACAAAATCTTTGGATGTTGAGCTGTGATTCGGCCAGGTATTGGTTGGAAAATCCTTCCAGGATTGTTATAACTAATGAGAGGACATTAAATACTCCCCAATCAGATTGGGGTGCAACCGTTTACGGGCAAAGCATTGTTTTTTCATCAGATCGTAGAAGTACACTGAATGACAAAGCATCGGTAAATAAGCCCTTCCTAAAGTTTGATCATGGCAAAAAACCAGATCGATTTATTTATGGTTGGACGGGAAACCATTATCTAAAACTTTATAGAAAAAATCAAGATAGCATTTTCAGTTTTGATTTAAATGTAAATACAAATTATCATGTTGGACCAGCAAGCTTTACGAAAGATGGAAATGAGGTCTTTTTCACTTTAACCAGAATACCCAAAAAACCAAAGTATGTTAAGGGGAAATTAGCTACTGTAAACATCGAGATTTATTCCAGCAAAAAAGATGCGCAAGGTAAATGGACAAATCCGGTCCCATTTAAGTATAACAAAGTAGATGAATATTCTGTTGGTGATCCTTTTATAACCGAAGATGGCAAACAGCTTTATTTTGTATCTAATATGCCAAATGGACTAGGTGGAACAGATATTTATGTAAGCGAGCGCAATGATAATGGAGATTGGAGATTGCCCAGGAATTTAAAGGAAATCAATACCAAAGGCAACGAACGTACGCCAATACTTGATGGTGATAACAATTTCTATTTCAGTACTGATGGTAGGATTGGAATGGGAGGTTTGGATATCTTTAAAACCCAATTGCTGGGAGGAAATACTACTGAACCCAAAAACTTAGGTTATCCTACAAATTCTCCGCAAGATGATTTTGCCTATTTAAAAACTTCTGAACTGACAGGTTACTTTAGCTCAAATAGGGCAGATGGATATGGCAGCGACGACATTTATAGTTTTACGGCGGAGAAGATTTTAAATTTTAAATTGAGCGGTAGGGTATTTGATAGAAAGAGCAACCAACCGTTGATGAACACTATAGTGAGCCTTGCTCGCAACAATAGTCAAATTTTAAAAGTTCAAACAGATGAAACAGGGAATTTCAGGTTTAACCTCGACCAGAACGCTGATTATCAATTAACAGGAGAAAAAACAAATTACAGAGCTGATGTTGCAATACTTACAACAAATAATTTAGCAGCCTCTACTGAAATCAAAAAAGACCTTTATCTGGAGAAAATTGAACTAGAGAAGGCCATTAAGATTGAAAATATTTATTATGATTTTGACCAGTCGAATATCCGACCAGATGCAGCTATTGAATTAGATAAATTGGTTAAAATTTTGAAAGATAATCCTACAATCTGGATTGAACTGGGGTCACATACCGATAGCAGGGGGAATGATCAATACAACCAATGGCTTTCGCAACGTAGAGCAAATGCAGCAGTTCAATATATCATCGACCGTGGTATTGATAAAAATAGGATCACGGCGAAAGGCTACGGCGAAAAGATTTTATTGAACAAATGTGCTAATGGTATTAAATGCTCAGAAACGGATCATCAGTTGAACAGAAGGACGGAGTTTAAAATAACTAAAAAATAA
- a CDS encoding type IX secretion system membrane protein PorP/SprF, producing MKRILQILSLLFLFSNVVNGQQDGQFSQYMFNGIYINPAYAGYREQLNLHAFYRNQWAGITGAPKTMSLAVDAIANDGNVGLALQISSDRLGAQHNDAVYGNYAYRLRMNHDGSARLAFGLGVGAVQSGIDGANLNPNETEVYQPAGIQSSIVPDARVGVYFSNDRFYAGFSADNLISQYNRIDRYTFIAQLKPHYYLTAGILFPLNQDILLKPSILLKDDRGGPTSLDINAFVILVNKFWVGGSYRTGVKLYNKNYLQKELSQLNSAVIAVQFLTTENFRIGYAYDFSIGPFQGYSGGTHEISISYLFNRKNTRMLTPRYF from the coding sequence ATGAAAAGGATATTACAGATATTAAGCTTACTTTTTTTATTCTCCAATGTGGTTAATGGCCAACAGGATGGGCAGTTCAGTCAATATATGTTCAATGGAATTTATATTAATCCAGCATATGCAGGGTACAGGGAACAGTTAAATCTTCATGCATTTTATCGCAATCAGTGGGCTGGTATTACTGGGGCACCTAAAACCATGTCATTAGCAGTTGATGCCATTGCCAATGATGGAAATGTTGGTCTTGCCTTACAAATTTCAAGTGATCGTTTGGGCGCTCAGCATAACGACGCTGTGTATGGTAATTATGCCTATAGATTACGCATGAACCATGATGGCTCAGCAAGACTTGCATTTGGTCTTGGAGTGGGAGCGGTACAATCGGGCATTGATGGAGCCAACTTGAACCCCAACGAAACTGAAGTTTATCAGCCCGCTGGTATCCAGAGTAGTATAGTGCCTGATGCAAGAGTTGGAGTCTACTTTTCTAATGATCGTTTTTATGCAGGATTTTCGGCAGATAATCTGATATCTCAATATAACAGAATTGATAGGTATACTTTTATTGCCCAGCTAAAACCTCATTATTATCTAACAGCAGGTATATTGTTCCCTTTAAATCAAGATATTTTATTAAAACCGTCGATTTTATTAAAAGATGATCGGGGAGGCCCAACCAGTTTGGATATAAATGCTTTCGTTATCCTGGTAAATAAGTTTTGGGTAGGAGGTTCCTACCGTACTGGAGTAAAATTGTATAATAAAAATTATCTACAAAAAGAGTTAAGCCAATTGAATTCGGCTGTTATAGCTGTACAATTTCTAACAACAGAAAACTTTAGAATTGGTTATGCATACGATTTTTCTATTGGTCCGTTTCAAGGCTATAGTGGTGGAACACACGAAATTTCGATAAGCTATTTATTCAATCGAAAAAATACGAGAATGCTTACACCGAGATATTTTTAG
- a CDS encoding gliding motility-associated C-terminal domain-containing protein, whose translation MIFFKMEQIIKRRLELCGLILVAFICLVQTSVAQTGSGSMTVDNSVVTVSAGTTEQRFSEGTYFGPNANWQIDGTLEIYSKNIWIAPGATFRGSGKIVIYNPGSNPFYTSMASGPSNIDGNNSDFINLLIEHRNSDNILLKDINDPGFGITNPSGVLSATLNMGGTLDLAVNGADVVLNGHNLAFNSSGKITNFSKDRMVITGNSIVGHLVKEYAGADSFVFPVGIAENDYTPATLTTQSANKLFVSVQDYASADKTVKNQDQSMDRVWHIYGSSSAIALMTLQHNSITNRNLFTDGNAAISRYISGDRWDILKGTNPAPGVHTRNNIMVSTDMAANGSYFTKLAVSGASLFIPNLYTPNGDGKNDAFEIRGLELFAENDLTIVNRWGNEVYKSHNYRNNWTGEGLNEGTYYYILRVKERTEGEWQVFKGYITLIRTF comes from the coding sequence ATGATCTTTTTTAAAATGGAGCAAATTATTAAAAGACGTTTAGAGCTATGTGGTTTAATACTTGTCGCATTTATATGCCTGGTACAAACAAGTGTGGCCCAAACAGGTTCCGGAAGTATGACTGTAGATAATTCTGTTGTTACAGTTTCTGCTGGTACAACAGAACAGCGTTTTAGTGAGGGTACTTATTTTGGTCCGAATGCGAACTGGCAAATCGATGGTACATTAGAAATTTATAGTAAGAATATTTGGATTGCGCCTGGAGCAACGTTTAGGGGTTCTGGTAAAATTGTGATTTATAATCCAGGGAGTAATCCATTTTATACATCGATGGCATCCGGACCAAGCAATATCGATGGAAACAATTCAGACTTCATTAACTTATTAATTGAACATCGCAATTCCGATAATATCCTATTAAAAGATATTAATGATCCTGGGTTTGGAATTACAAACCCAAGTGGGGTATTATCGGCGACATTAAATATGGGAGGTACTTTAGATCTTGCAGTTAATGGTGCCGATGTAGTTCTTAACGGGCATAACTTAGCATTCAACAGTAGTGGGAAAATTACAAATTTCAGCAAAGATCGTATGGTAATTACCGGAAATAGTATTGTTGGTCACTTGGTCAAAGAATATGCCGGTGCAGATTCATTTGTTTTCCCGGTAGGTATTGCAGAAAATGATTATACACCTGCAACACTAACAACCCAAAGTGCCAATAAGTTATTTGTGAGTGTGCAAGATTATGCAAGTGCAGATAAAACAGTTAAAAATCAGGATCAAAGTATGGACAGGGTATGGCACATATACGGTTCATCTTCTGCAATTGCATTAATGACATTACAGCACAATAGCATAACAAATAGGAACCTTTTTACAGATGGAAATGCGGCGATTTCTCGCTACATAAGCGGCGATAGATGGGATATTTTAAAAGGAACTAATCCTGCTCCGGGAGTGCATACGCGGAATAATATAATGGTTTCAACTGATATGGCAGCTAATGGTAGCTACTTTACTAAACTAGCTGTTTCAGGGGCATCGTTATTTATTCCGAACCTTTATACCCCTAATGGCGATGGTAAAAACGATGCTTTTGAAATACGAGGATTAGAGCTATTTGCTGAAAACGACCTTACCATTGTAAATCGTTGGGGTAACGAGGTGTATAAATCTCATAACTATCGAAATAATTGGACAGGAGAGGGCTTGAATGAAGGTACTTACTATTATATTCTTCGGGTGAAAGAGCGTACAGAAGGTGAATGGCAAGTATTTAAAGGATATATCACTTTGATTAGGACATTTTAA